A stretch of the Papaver somniferum cultivar HN1 chromosome 6, ASM357369v1, whole genome shotgun sequence genome encodes the following:
- the LOC113290881 gene encoding uncharacterized protein LOC113290881: MKTRKFKLAQDAFFAKKSEENLDHILWHCDFSEIIWKWLDGIFCFLNPRSAEEMLSLAKHNSPAIKELWRMTSLITIKEIWFHRNSCVYDEERPNAKIIQDRILKFTAECEIRMKSHMWNTTYDLQVLKYFGLKCRNIRISIIQTIFFNLPQVGKLLLCSDGASQGNPGVAGYGFIARNSEGECIVAIAGGLGIAKNYYAEVLAILFAGEWAIHKGYTHLIFRSDTQAVIEAFKTHRIPWFSINRWRKIRDSVVELELCHSYI, translated from the coding sequence ATGAAAACTAGGAAATTTAAACTAGCTCAAGATGCATTTTTTGcaaaaaaatcagaagaaaatcTTGACCATATACTATGGCATTGTGACTTCAGTGAGATCATTTGGAAATGGCTTGATGGGATATTTTGTTTCTTAAATCCAAGATCTGCAGAGGAAATGCTATCATTAGCAAAGCATAACAGTCCAGCTATCAAAGAACTATGGAGAATGACATCTCTCATAACAATAAAGGAGATCTGGTTCCATAGAAACAGTTGTGTGTATGATGAAGAGAGACCAAATGCAAAGATTATTCAAGATAGAATTTTGAAGTTTACTGCAGAGTGTGAAATCAGAATGAAGTCTCACATGTGGAATACAACATATGATTTACAAGTCTTAAAATATTTTGGTCTAAAATGCAGAAACATCAGAATATCTATAATACAGACAATATTCTTCAATCTTCCACAAGTAGGGAAACTTCTTCTCTGCTCTGATGGTGCTTCTCAAGGAAATCCAGGTGTAGCTGGATATGGATTTATAGCCAGAAACAGTGAAGGAGAATGCATAGTAGCTATTGCAGGTGGATTAGGAATTGCTAAAAATTATTATGCTGAAGTCTTAGCCATACTATTTGCTGGAGAATGGGCCATTCATAAAGGATACACTCATCTTATTTTCAGATCAGATACTCAGGCAGTTATTGAAGCTTTTAAAACTCACAGAATTCCTTGGTTTTCTATTAACCGATGGAGAAAAATCCGTGATAGTGTTGTAGAACTAGAGCTATGCCATAGCTACATATAA